AGTCATTGGAAATTCTCTCCTTAATGAAATCGGCAGTTATTTTACCCTAAGATATTCTCCTCTAGCCATTTGGCTACTCCATCATTATCATTTATGTCACAAATGTAATCTGTAATATCTTTAATATCTTCTATGGAATTTCCCATAGCCACACTCACACCACAATTAAGTAGCATTTCCCTATCATTGATATCATCACCGAAAGCGATTATATAGTTCTTGGATATATTAAATTTTCTTGCAATTTCTAAAACTCCATTAATCTTTTTGCCCTCTTTATGCATTATCATAGCTAAGCTGTCCCTGCTGAAGTTTAAATATAACTCATCTGGAAGGATTGAATTAATTAAATCTATCTGATAGGGACTTTCTATTATGCCATATAATTTATCAGCACTACCCGCGACACCCCTGTAGTCCGTTATAATAAAATTATCAATATAATTCCATTTTTCCTTTACATTAAAATTAGCATAATGCATATCATTAATCTCCGCTGCAACTTTTAGGCCATTATCAGATAAATTTTGTAAAAATGGAATAAAGATATTTGCTGGGATGGTTTTATCATAAATAAGTCTATTATCAATATAAGCTTTTGCGCCATTCATCAGTACATACCCATCAAATAGTTCATAGGGAATTAAGTTTCTCGTGCTACTTCCTCTAGCTGTTGCAAATATAAATTTTATGCCTTGATTTCTTACTTTCTTTATTATATCAATTGTATATTGTGAGATAGTTTTATCAGTTTTTAGAAGAGTTTCATCCAAATCCGTTACAATCATTTTAATCATAATATTCCTCCCAAAATCAAATATAGAAAATTCCTTTATAAGATAAACTTGTCTAATAAAATATTATAAAGTAACTCAACTTCATATTACCTTTAGCAATTTAATATCTCCAGTGAATAGGTAAAAAACTTTTACCTAAATTAGGATTTTTAACATTTATGTTAAATTTATTTTATAAATCTTAGGATCTCTATATAATATTCTTCTCTATTAATACCACTGTCTGCACATGTCTTGAGAGTATAATAATAATGTCGTAGGTATCTGGTACCCCCTTGGTGGAAGGATATCTAAATAAAAATTTCACTTGCACCATTTCTTAATTTTTGATTGATGTTTCTCTAATCTAGTAATAACTTCTAATATATCTTGGGTAATAATCTGATTATAATTATAAAAATTTTGAATATCATTATGCTTTTCTTCTTCAAAATTATTTTCTAGTTTTTTAACTTTTTCATATAACATCTCTTTATCAAAGTAAAAATACTCTGTTTTTATTTTTCCCAACTTGTTTAATACATCAATAAGTAGTCCTTTACAAAAAGCTAAAGGAAATCCTAAGCCTTTTTGTAACTTAATCTTTTCTTCATACTTAGATGTAAAGTTCATTAAGGAATCATTATTTCTTAATAACTCCCTTTTTACAAGTTCAATCTGTATAAATAACCTATTATATTCTTTTCGCCTAGTTGCTCTTTCAGCCAATGCATAAGATATCCATGCTGCTACAATTGGAACTACAACCCCAACTAACAACTCTGTAAATGGAATTTTATGTATAAAATTTAAAAATGTATCATACCAATTACCTTCTACAGGAGTAGTGTTTTGTAGAATTACAATATTCACTTCACTCACCCTCTTGCAGATTTTTTTCTTGTTCTAATAATTCT
This genomic stretch from Irregularibacter muris harbors:
- a CDS encoding HAD family hydrolase, coding for MIKMIVTDLDETLLKTDKTISQYTIDIIKKVRNQGIKFIFATARGSSTRNLIPYELFDGYVLMNGAKAYIDNRLIYDKTIPANIFIPFLQNLSDNGLKVAAEINDMHYANFNVKEKWNYIDNFIITDYRGVAGSADKLYGIIESPYQIDLINSILPDELYLNFSRDSLAMIMHKEGKKINGVLEIARKFNISKNYIIAFGDDINDREMLLNCGVSVAMGNSIEDIKDITDYICDINDNDGVAKWLEENILG